Proteins encoded by one window of Ralstonia sp. RRA:
- the glgB gene encoding 1,4-alpha-glucan branching protein GlgB: MSALDFAPPKAQATARPVVVPPPGVDSATIDALVHGRLGDPFAVLGPHRVPTDEGPCWMVRTFQPGARRVQLIDAHGQVITELTPVGPTGLFHGRLLADAQRESDHPEPYRLRIIWPFGTGHEAVQETEDPYAFGLLLGDLDLHLINEGTHRALARCLGAQAMKVDGIAGVRFSVWAPNAQRVSVVGDFNRWDGRHHPMRRRHQAGVWELFLPQGLGVGPGARYKFELIGADGQLLVKSDPVARQTEPPPATASVVADPAAFRWGDTAWMQTRAQRQQPDAPIAIYEVHAGSWLRDLEAGGRSLRWDELADRLIPYVRALGFTHIELLPVAEHPFGGSWGYQPLGLFAPSARFGAPEAFARFVDRCHQANIGVIVDWVPAHFPTDAHGLARFDGTALYEHQDPREGFHQDWNTLIYNFGRNEVRGFLIASALEWLEHFHIDGLRVDAVASMLYRDYSRRADEWVPNRYGGRENLEATTFLQQMNTVVHERCPGAITIAEESTAWPGVTAPVDVNGLGFDYKWNMGWMHDTLHYMQRDPVYRQHHHDGLTFGLVYAFSEHFILPISHDEVVHGKGSLLGKMPGDAWQRLANLRAYLAFMWTHPGKKLLFMGCEIGQLGEWNHDASPEWHLLDDPRHRGVQRLVHDLNALYRNEPALHVRDCAPEGFNWVVGDDRVNSVFAYLRLDDAGRPMLVVANMTPVPRDGYRIGVPPVDGAVRWREVLNTDAAIYGGSNLGNGGAVDVDHVPSHGQGQSLVLRLPPLSVVVLKV; the protein is encoded by the coding sequence ATGAGCGCGCTCGACTTTGCTCCACCCAAGGCGCAGGCCACGGCCCGACCTGTCGTGGTGCCGCCGCCGGGCGTGGACTCAGCCACGATCGACGCACTCGTGCACGGCCGCTTGGGCGATCCGTTTGCGGTGCTGGGGCCCCATCGCGTACCAACCGACGAAGGACCGTGCTGGATGGTGCGTACGTTCCAGCCGGGGGCCCGTCGCGTGCAGTTGATCGACGCTCACGGGCAGGTCATCACCGAGTTGACACCGGTCGGCCCCACCGGCCTCTTTCATGGGCGACTGCTTGCCGATGCCCAACGCGAATCCGACCATCCGGAGCCCTACCGGCTGCGCATCATCTGGCCCTTCGGTACCGGCCATGAAGCGGTGCAGGAAACCGAAGACCCCTACGCGTTCGGTCTGCTGCTGGGCGATCTGGATCTGCATCTGATCAACGAGGGGACGCACCGGGCATTGGCGCGTTGCCTGGGCGCTCAGGCCATGAAGGTCGATGGCATCGCAGGCGTGCGGTTCTCCGTATGGGCACCCAATGCACAACGCGTCTCGGTGGTCGGTGACTTCAATCGGTGGGACGGCCGGCACCATCCGATGCGCCGGCGCCACCAAGCGGGCGTGTGGGAGCTGTTCTTGCCGCAAGGCCTTGGCGTGGGCCCAGGCGCGCGCTACAAGTTCGAACTGATCGGCGCTGACGGCCAGTTGCTCGTCAAGTCGGACCCCGTTGCGCGCCAGACCGAACCACCACCCGCCACGGCGTCCGTGGTGGCCGATCCGGCGGCCTTTCGCTGGGGCGATACCGCCTGGATGCAGACGCGCGCGCAACGTCAGCAACCCGATGCCCCCATCGCCATCTATGAAGTGCACGCCGGCTCGTGGCTGCGCGATCTCGAAGCCGGCGGCCGCAGCTTGCGCTGGGACGAACTGGCCGATCGCCTGATCCCGTATGTCAGAGCCCTGGGCTTCACGCACATTGAACTACTGCCGGTTGCAGAACACCCATTTGGCGGCAGTTGGGGCTACCAGCCGCTCGGGCTGTTCGCACCGTCTGCGCGCTTCGGCGCACCCGAAGCGTTCGCACGCTTTGTTGACCGTTGCCACCAGGCCAACATCGGTGTCATCGTCGACTGGGTACCTGCACATTTTCCAACCGACGCGCATGGCCTGGCCCGCTTTGACGGCACGGCACTCTATGAGCACCAAGACCCGCGCGAGGGCTTTCATCAGGACTGGAATACCCTCATCTACAACTTCGGCCGCAATGAAGTGCGTGGCTTCCTGATCGCCAGCGCACTGGAATGGCTGGAGCACTTTCACATCGACGGCCTGCGCGTGGATGCCGTGGCCTCGATGCTCTACCGAGACTACTCGCGCCGCGCCGATGAGTGGGTCCCCAACCGCTACGGAGGCCGCGAGAACCTGGAAGCGACGACCTTCCTCCAGCAGATGAACACGGTGGTGCACGAACGCTGCCCCGGCGCCATCACCATTGCCGAAGAATCGACCGCCTGGCCCGGTGTGACTGCCCCAGTGGACGTCAACGGCCTCGGGTTCGACTACAAATGGAACATGGGCTGGATGCACGACACGCTGCACTACATGCAGCGCGACCCGGTGTACCGCCAGCACCACCACGACGGTCTGACCTTTGGGTTGGTCTATGCGTTTTCCGAGCACTTCATCCTGCCCATCTCCCATGACGAAGTGGTACACGGCAAGGGCTCGCTGCTGGGCAAGATGCCGGGCGATGCATGGCAACGCCTGGCCAATCTGCGTGCCTACCTCGCCTTCATGTGGACGCATCCCGGTAAGAAGCTGCTCTTCATGGGCTGCGAGATCGGGCAGCTAGGCGAATGGAACCATGATGCCTCGCCAGAGTGGCATCTATTGGACGACCCGCGACACCGCGGCGTGCAGCGCCTGGTGCATGACCTCAACGCGCTCTACCGCAATGAGCCAGCCCTGCATGTGCGGGACTGCGCGCCCGAAGGGTTCAACTGGGTCGTCGGCGACGACCGCGTCAACAGCGTGTTCGCCTATCTGCGCCTGGACGACGCGGGGCGGCCGATGCTGGTAGTGGCCAACATGACACCGGTACCACGCGATGGATACCGCATTGGCGTGCCCCCAGTCGATGGGGCCGTGCGCTGGCGGGAAGTGCTGAACACCGATGCAGCCATTTATGGCGGAAGCAATCTGGGGAATGGTGGAGCAGTGGATGTCGACCATGTGCCATCGCATGGACAGGGGCAGTCGTTGGTTTTGCGGTTGCCTCCGCTGTCGGTTGTTGTGCTTAAGGTTTGA
- the treS gene encoding maltose alpha-D-glucosyltransferase → MTRNPTTLLVDDPLWYKDAVIYQLHVKSFCDSNNDGVGDFPGLISKLDYIAELGVDVVWLLPFYPSPRRDDGYDIAEYRGVHPDYGTMADARRFISEAHARGLRVITELVINHTSDQHPWFQRARRAKPGSALRDFYVWSDHDKKYAGTRIIFIDSEPSNWTWDPVANAYYWHRFYSHQPDLNFDNPRVLKAVIGVMKFWLNLGVDGLRLDAVPYLVEREGTSNENLPETHEVLRKIRAAMDAEFKNRLLLAEANQWPEDTQEYFGAGDECHMAFHFPLMPRMYMAIAREDRFPITDIMRQTPEVPDACQWAIFLRNHDELTLEMVTDAERDYLWEVYASDRRARLNLGIRRRLAPLLERDRRRVELMNSLLFSMPGTPVMYYGDEIGMGDNIHLGDRDGVRTPMQWSPDRNGGFSRADPEQLVLPAIMGSLYGYESVNVEAQSRDAHSLLNWTRRLLATRKRHRVFGRGSIQFLQPANRKVLAYIRALEGEPPILCVANLSRASQAVELDLAAFAQRVPLELIGGTAFPPIGQLSYLLTLPPYAFYWLELRENEPGPSWAQPAAEQLPEFTTLVLRAGLDTLADTRQREAHRALIEHEILPAYLPKRRWFAAKDSVLRSAKFAWGAAVPVDAASTNRPLAGATRPEVFLNEVAVTLGNADNTERIERYLLPLSIAWESATLPALPVQLALARVRRGRHVGYLTDAFTTETFARALLTNLVRGATLQANDGTVCFEPESILAELAEPAENPQTSSVRPAPLPLAPDAPIHWLAAEQSNSSLVIGDSVIVKLIRRIANGIHPEVEMTRHLTRVGYANTAALIGEISHHGADGERATLAVMQSFVPNQGDAWTWALDYLRRTIDELAVVTEGVTAGDGESSPVAVTEARVDTDEALAGYTGFIGMIGTRLGELHAALAQPTTDANFDVRLADTDDATYWTARVTEQLARALDHLATWQQQSDPHPDVQWLLSQREPLLSAARTLADNGLGTRLSRIHGDFHLGQVLVAQGDAFLIDFEGEPSRPVEERRRKTSPLRDVAGLMRSLDYVVGAMRQHPEHVAGPARERRDQLLELFLAASTERFLEGYAAAIRGPDLGATDQPVINLALLDLFLLEKAAYEVNYEAANRPAWLLIPLSGLTRVARRVLHAEPPLRAAETTTGGPS, encoded by the coding sequence ATGACGCGCAATCCGACCACATTGCTGGTGGACGATCCACTCTGGTACAAGGACGCCGTCATCTACCAACTGCACGTCAAATCGTTCTGCGATTCCAACAACGACGGCGTGGGCGATTTTCCGGGCCTGATCTCCAAGCTCGACTACATCGCCGAGTTGGGCGTGGATGTCGTCTGGCTGTTGCCGTTCTATCCATCGCCCAGGCGGGACGACGGCTACGACATCGCGGAATACCGTGGCGTGCACCCGGATTACGGCACCATGGCCGACGCGCGCCGCTTCATCTCCGAGGCACATGCGCGCGGCCTGCGCGTGATCACCGAGCTGGTCATCAACCATACGTCAGACCAGCATCCGTGGTTCCAGCGCGCTCGGCGGGCCAAGCCGGGTTCCGCGCTGCGCGACTTCTATGTGTGGTCCGACCACGACAAGAAATACGCCGGCACGCGCATCATCTTCATCGACAGCGAGCCCTCCAACTGGACGTGGGACCCGGTGGCCAACGCTTACTACTGGCACCGCTTCTATTCCCACCAGCCCGACCTGAACTTTGACAACCCGCGCGTGCTCAAGGCCGTGATCGGCGTCATGAAGTTCTGGCTCAACCTGGGTGTGGATGGCCTGCGGCTGGACGCCGTTCCCTACTTGGTGGAGCGCGAAGGTACCTCCAACGAGAACCTGCCCGAAACGCACGAGGTGCTGCGCAAGATACGCGCAGCCATGGACGCTGAATTCAAGAACCGCCTGCTGCTGGCCGAAGCCAACCAGTGGCCCGAAGACACGCAGGAATACTTTGGCGCCGGTGACGAGTGCCACATGGCCTTCCACTTCCCGCTCATGCCACGCATGTACATGGCGATCGCGCGCGAAGACCGCTTCCCGATCACCGACATCATGCGGCAGACGCCGGAGGTGCCCGACGCCTGCCAGTGGGCGATCTTCCTGCGCAACCATGACGAGCTGACGCTGGAGATGGTGACCGACGCCGAACGCGATTACCTGTGGGAGGTCTATGCCAGCGACCGCCGCGCGCGCCTGAACCTGGGCATCCGACGCCGCCTTGCGCCGCTGCTGGAGCGCGACCGTCGCCGTGTGGAGCTGATGAACAGCCTGCTCTTCTCGATGCCCGGCACACCCGTCATGTACTACGGCGACGAGATCGGCATGGGCGACAACATCCACCTGGGCGACCGCGACGGCGTGCGCACGCCCATGCAGTGGTCCCCCGATCGCAACGGCGGCTTCTCGCGTGCAGACCCGGAGCAGCTTGTGCTACCGGCCATCATGGGTTCGCTGTACGGCTATGAATCGGTGAATGTGGAGGCGCAGAGCCGCGATGCGCATTCGCTGCTGAACTGGACGCGCAGGTTGCTCGCCACACGCAAGCGACATCGTGTGTTCGGACGCGGCTCCATCCAGTTCCTGCAGCCGGCCAATCGCAAGGTGCTGGCGTATATCCGTGCGCTGGAAGGGGAACCCCCCATCCTGTGCGTGGCCAATCTGTCGCGCGCCTCACAGGCGGTGGAACTGGACTTGGCGGCCTTTGCACAGCGCGTGCCATTGGAGTTGATAGGCGGGACGGCGTTCCCCCCCATTGGCCAGCTGTCGTATCTGCTCACGCTGCCGCCGTATGCCTTCTATTGGTTGGAGTTGCGCGAGAACGAGCCTGGCCCGAGCTGGGCACAGCCTGCTGCCGAGCAGTTGCCCGAGTTCACCACGCTGGTACTGCGCGCGGGACTCGACACCCTGGCGGATACACGCCAGCGTGAGGCACACCGCGCTCTGATCGAGCACGAAATCCTGCCCGCGTACCTGCCAAAACGCCGCTGGTTTGCCGCCAAGGACAGCGTGCTGCGCAGCGCGAAGTTTGCGTGGGGCGCAGCGGTGCCGGTCGATGCCGCCTCCACCAATCGTCCGCTGGCCGGTGCGACGCGGCCTGAAGTGTTCTTGAACGAAGTCGCCGTCACGCTCGGCAATGCCGACAACACGGAACGTATCGAGCGCTACCTGCTGCCGCTGTCCATTGCGTGGGAATCTGCCACGTTGCCGGCGTTGCCGGTTCAACTGGCGCTGGCGCGCGTACGGCGCGGCCGCCATGTCGGCTACCTGACCGACGCCTTCACCACCGAAACCTTTGCCCGTGCGCTGCTGACCAACCTCGTGCGCGGCGCCACGCTGCAAGCCAACGACGGCACGGTCTGCTTTGAACCCGAATCGATCCTTGCTGAATTGGCTGAACCGGCCGAGAACCCGCAGACCAGCTCCGTGCGCCCCGCACCGCTGCCCCTGGCACCTGATGCGCCCATCCATTGGCTGGCGGCGGAGCAGTCGAACAGCTCGCTGGTGATTGGCGATTCCGTCATCGTCAAGTTGATCCGCCGCATCGCGAACGGTATCCATCCTGAAGTGGAGATGACACGCCATCTCACGCGCGTGGGCTATGCCAACACGGCGGCGCTGATCGGCGAGATCTCTCACCACGGCGCCGATGGCGAGCGCGCCACGCTGGCCGTCATGCAAAGTTTCGTCCCCAATCAGGGCGATGCGTGGACCTGGGCGCTGGACTACCTGCGCCGCACCATCGACGAACTGGCCGTGGTGACCGAAGGCGTCACCGCAGGAGACGGTGAATCCTCCCCGGTAGCGGTAACGGAGGCCCGCGTGGATACCGACGAGGCACTGGCCGGCTACACCGGCTTCATCGGCATGATCGGCACGCGCCTGGGTGAGCTGCACGCGGCGCTGGCCCAGCCAACGACAGATGCGAACTTCGATGTACGTCTGGCCGATACCGACGATGCAACCTACTGGACAGCGCGTGTGACCGAGCAGCTCGCCCGCGCACTGGACCACCTGGCCACCTGGCAACAACAGAGCGATCCGCACCCCGACGTGCAGTGGCTGCTGTCACAGCGGGAGCCGTTGCTGAGCGCTGCACGCACGCTTGCCGACAACGGCCTGGGTACCCGGCTCTCGCGCATTCATGGCGACTTCCACCTCGGCCAGGTTCTGGTGGCGCAGGGCGATGCCTTCCTGATCGATTTCGAAGGCGAACCCTCACGGCCCGTAGAAGAGCGCAGGCGCAAGACCAGCCCGCTACGCGACGTTGCCGGGTTGATGCGCTCGCTGGACTACGTGGTGGGCGCCATGCGGCAACACCCCGAGCATGTGGCAGGCCCGGCAAGGGAGCGTCGCGATCAGTTGTTGGAACTGTTCCTTGCCGCCTCCACCGAGCGCTTCCTCGAAGGCTATGCGGCCGCCATTCGCGGGCCCGACCTCGGCGCGACCGACCAACCCGTCATCAACCTTGCGCTGCTCGATCTCTTCCTGCTGGAGAAGGCCGCATACGAGGTCAACTATGAAGCGGCCAACCGGCCCGCCTGGCTGCTGATTCCACTGAGTGGCCTCACCCGCGTGGCACGCCGGGTGTTGCATGCAGAACCGCCGCTGCGGGCCGCGGAAACCACAACCGGAGGCCCGTCATGA
- the glgX gene encoding glycogen debranching protein GlgX has protein sequence MLRLPTTLAPGKPYPLGAQWDGLGINFAVFSANASKIELCIFDPTGRKELRRFALPECTDEIWHGYLPGVEAGLVYGYRAYGPWEPHLGHRFNPHKLLLDPYAHQLIGTLRWSDALFGYRLNSNRADFSFDRRDSAPAMPKAIVTDESFNWGNDVRPNTPWSQTVIYEAHLRGLSMLRDDLLPPERGTFQALGDAALIEHLQKLGITAVELLPIHAFLHDQFLIERGLRNYWGYNTLCFFAPEPSYLSAPSLHELKVAIRRLHAAGIEVFLDVVYNHTCEGNELGPTLSFRGLDNASYYRLVPGQERYYINDTGCGNTLNLSHPRVLQMVMDSLRYWVSAFHIDGFRFDLGVTLGREDGGFDTGSGFFDAVRQDPLLSTVKLIAEPWDVGPDGYQVGNHPPGFAEWNDRFRDGVRRFWRGDSGQRPDLAARLTGSGDLFDRRHRRPWASINYAASHDGFTLRDLVTYGSKHNEANGEDNRDGHNDNCSANWGVEGPTDDPAICTLRERVMRAQLATVLFSNGTPMLLAGDEFGRTQGGNNNAYCQDNAVSWLDWSLLQTDAGQALARFTARLIALRKASAALHWPHYVHGNTEILPGVPDIAWFDERGQELSPDAWNDGEARALMLRRACIEHVDGGTRPHVALLLVNGAAADLTFTLPEPAMDWLLAVDSAAPENDARPFTGGTLKVAGRSVALLLATQLAAIAQIAGQPDAEARHETITHPAQTPAGTPDATPRDPDHIAPTASNGDLTP, from the coding sequence ATGCTCCGCCTCCCAACCACGCTAGCCCCCGGCAAGCCCTACCCCCTAGGCGCCCAGTGGGACGGCCTGGGTATCAACTTCGCCGTCTTCTCCGCCAACGCCAGCAAGATCGAGCTATGCATCTTCGACCCCACTGGCCGCAAGGAGCTGCGCCGCTTTGCGCTGCCCGAATGTACCGACGAAATCTGGCACGGCTACCTGCCCGGTGTAGAAGCGGGCCTCGTCTACGGCTATCGCGCCTATGGCCCCTGGGAGCCCCATCTCGGTCACCGCTTCAACCCGCACAAGCTGCTGCTCGACCCCTACGCCCATCAGCTGATCGGCACGCTGCGCTGGTCTGACGCGCTCTTCGGGTACCGGCTGAACTCCAACCGCGCCGACTTCTCGTTCGACCGCCGCGACAGCGCGCCGGCCATGCCCAAGGCCATCGTGACCGACGAATCGTTCAACTGGGGCAACGACGTTCGCCCCAACACGCCGTGGTCGCAAACCGTCATCTACGAGGCCCACTTGCGGGGCCTGTCGATGCTGCGCGACGACCTGCTGCCGCCCGAGCGCGGCACGTTTCAAGCGCTGGGGGATGCTGCACTGATCGAGCATCTTCAGAAGCTGGGCATCACGGCCGTGGAGCTGCTGCCCATCCATGCATTCCTGCACGATCAGTTCCTGATCGAGCGCGGCCTGCGCAACTACTGGGGCTACAACACGCTGTGCTTCTTTGCGCCAGAGCCTTCGTACCTGTCGGCGCCGTCGCTGCACGAACTGAAAGTGGCGATCCGGCGGCTGCATGCCGCCGGCATCGAGGTGTTTCTTGACGTGGTCTACAACCACACCTGCGAGGGCAATGAACTGGGGCCGACGCTGTCGTTTCGCGGCCTGGACAACGCCAGCTATTACCGCCTCGTGCCCGGTCAGGAACGCTACTACATCAACGACACCGGCTGCGGCAACACGCTCAACCTGTCGCATCCGCGTGTGCTGCAGATGGTGATGGACTCGCTGCGCTACTGGGTCAGTGCATTCCATATCGACGGCTTCCGCTTCGACCTCGGCGTCACGCTGGGCCGTGAAGACGGCGGCTTCGACACCGGTTCCGGCTTCTTCGATGCGGTGCGCCAGGACCCCTTGCTCAGCACCGTCAAGCTCATCGCCGAACCATGGGACGTTGGCCCCGACGGCTATCAGGTCGGCAATCATCCGCCCGGATTTGCCGAATGGAACGACCGCTTTCGCGACGGCGTGCGTCGCTTCTGGCGCGGAGACTCCGGCCAGCGCCCGGACCTGGCTGCCCGCCTCACCGGCAGCGGCGATCTGTTCGACCGCCGACATCGCCGGCCCTGGGCGTCAATCAACTACGCTGCCTCGCACGACGGCTTTACGCTGCGCGATCTCGTCACTTACGGCAGCAAGCACAACGAGGCCAACGGCGAGGACAACCGCGACGGCCACAATGACAATTGCAGCGCCAACTGGGGGGTGGAAGGCCCGACGGACGATCCAGCCATCTGCACGCTGCGTGAACGCGTGATGCGCGCGCAGTTGGCAACGGTGCTCTTTTCCAACGGCACACCGATGCTGCTGGCAGGCGATGAGTTTGGCCGAACGCAAGGTGGCAACAACAACGCGTACTGCCAGGACAACGCAGTGTCGTGGCTCGATTGGTCGCTGCTGCAAACGGATGCGGGTCAGGCGCTGGCGCGCTTCACCGCACGATTGATCGCGCTGCGCAAAGCAAGCGCCGCGCTGCACTGGCCGCACTATGTGCATGGCAACACTGAAATCCTGCCCGGCGTGCCAGACATCGCCTGGTTTGACGAGCGCGGCCAGGAGCTCTCGCCCGATGCCTGGAACGACGGTGAAGCGCGCGCACTGATGCTGCGCCGTGCCTGCATCGAGCACGTTGATGGTGGGACCCGCCCGCATGTGGCACTGCTGCTCGTCAACGGTGCCGCCGCCGACCTCACCTTCACGCTGCCGGAGCCGGCCATGGACTGGTTGCTGGCCGTCGACAGCGCAGCCCCCGAGAACGATGCACGGCCGTTCACCGGCGGCACGTTGAAGGTGGCCGGGCGCAGCGTAGCGCTGCTGCTCGCCACGCAACTCGCAGCCATCGCGCAGATTGCCGGGCAGCCCGACGCTGAAGCCCGCCATGAAACGATCACGCATCCGGCGCAAACGCCTGCCGGCACGCCGGATGCGACACCGAGGGATCCGGACCACATCGCCCCCACCGCCAGCAATGGAGACCTGACACCATGA